The segment CGAATTATCTCGAGTTATTTTAATTGTTCCCGTTTGGGATCGTCTGTTTTTCTTATGAAGAGTTCGCGTTGTGGAGGAGCTCGGCTTTGAAAGTGGGATAACGATCTGTTTTGAGATCGTATGTTTGGGTGAGACGGACGGAGCGTAGAAATGGGGTACCTCTCACAATTCCAAACTCACGGACCATCGCCAACCAACCCATCTCCCGCCATTCCAATAATAACCCAAGCAAATGACTGCGAGAGATGGACAAAGCACTCGCCATTAAATCCATCTCGATCAAATACCTTTCATCAATACGAAAAGTTACTTTTTTTAAATCCAAGCCTTGTTTTTGATATGTGCGAGTCACTTTCCCCTTCCGCTTCGGGAAAAAGCCGTGGTAGATAAAATAAGCCGAATCTTCCAAAAGATTTCGAATAACGGTCGAGTATGTAATTTTGGGATTTCCCTTTTTCAAATCGAAACCGCTTGCAATTAAAAAAGAGGTA is part of the Leptospira kobayashii genome and harbors:
- a CDS encoding DUF1564 family protein — encoded protein: MKKGNPKITYSTVIRNLLEDSAYFIYHGFFPKRKGKVTRTYQKQGLDLKKVTFRIDERYLIEMDLMASALSISRSHLLGLLLEWREMGWLAMVREFGIVRGTPFLRSVRLTQTYDLKTDRYPTFKAELLHNANSS